In Streptomyces sp. NBC_01426, one genomic interval encodes:
- a CDS encoding DUF4244 domain-containing protein yields MRIIWFRVRSALSGRGRDAGMSTSEYAMGTIAACAFAAVLYKVVTSDVVSTALQSTIGKALDVPF; encoded by the coding sequence ATGAGGATCATCTGGTTTCGAGTGCGGTCCGCGCTCAGTGGCCGCGGTCGCGATGCGGGGATGTCCACTTCGGAATACGCCATGGGCACGATCGCGGCGTGTGCGTTCGCTGCCGTTCTGTACAAGGTGGTCACGAGCGACGTGGTGTCGACGGCTCTCCAGTCGACCATCGGGAAGGCGCTCGATGTGCCGTTCTGA
- a CDS encoding type II secretion system F family protein — MSAGTVEVGGSLPVFAGVLCAGAAAWMSAGGDRVARRARLLPVGCAPVVPVGPARRERLLIAVRVRAARWREWSGVGVGVLVALLGGSVIPLVLGAASVPLVRKWLRGRDRERARGARAGDVVALCGVTVGELRAGAQPGQALGAALRRTASGSGGLGAGEAGVLAAAAFGGDVAGALREASREPGAEGLAGMAACWRVSVDGGAGLAAGLDRLEGALRAERDREESLRAQLAGARSTAVVLALLPLVGLVIGTGLGADPLAVLLHTPMGWGCLVAGAVLEALGMLWCRRIVRAGER; from the coding sequence ATGAGCGCCGGGACGGTCGAGGTGGGGGGCTCGTTGCCGGTGTTCGCCGGTGTGCTGTGCGCCGGCGCGGCCGCCTGGATGTCGGCCGGAGGCGATCGGGTGGCCCGGCGGGCCCGGTTGTTGCCGGTCGGGTGCGCCCCGGTGGTGCCGGTCGGGCCGGCGCGTCGGGAGCGGCTGCTGATCGCGGTGCGGGTGCGGGCCGCGCGATGGCGGGAGTGGTCCGGCGTCGGGGTCGGGGTGTTGGTGGCCCTGCTCGGCGGTTCCGTGATCCCGCTGGTGCTGGGGGCGGCCTCGGTGCCGCTGGTGCGGAAGTGGCTGAGAGGCCGGGACCGCGAACGTGCCCGGGGCGCGCGGGCCGGTGACGTGGTGGCGTTGTGCGGGGTCACCGTGGGGGAACTGAGGGCGGGTGCGCAGCCCGGCCAGGCGCTGGGCGCGGCGCTGAGACGTACGGCATCGGGTTCCGGTGGCCTGGGCGCGGGGGAGGCCGGGGTGCTGGCCGCCGCGGCGTTCGGCGGTGACGTCGCCGGGGCACTGCGCGAGGCGTCGCGGGAGCCGGGCGCGGAAGGGCTGGCCGGGATGGCGGCCTGCTGGCGGGTCTCCGTGGACGGGGGCGCCGGCCTGGCCGCGGGCCTGGACCGACTGGAAGGGGCGTTGCGAGCGGAACGGGACCGGGAGGAGTCACTGCGGGCCCAGTTGGCCGGAGCCCGCTCGACGGCGGTGGTGCTGGCGCTGTTGCCCCTGGTGGGGCTGGTGATCGGTACCGGCCTTGGGGCCGACCCGCTCGCGGTGCTGCTGCACACCCCGATGGGGTGGGGCTGCCTGGTGGCGGGGGCGGTACTGGAGGCGCTGGGGATGTTGTGGTGCCGGCGGATCGTACGGGCGGGGGAGCGATGA
- a CDS encoding TadE family type IV pilus minor pilin, producing the protein MCRSEENPGGKGDRGYVTAEAALVIPALVLFAALLVWALMAAAAQIRCVDAARAGARAAARSEPAEVVVAAAGAAAPRGAEVRVEREGDLWRVRVAAPAPGPGGLPVRLGAQAVALAEDSVGPPP; encoded by the coding sequence ATGTGCCGTTCTGAGGAAAATCCGGGCGGAAAGGGCGACCGCGGATATGTGACGGCGGAAGCGGCCCTGGTGATCCCTGCGCTGGTCCTGTTCGCGGCACTGCTGGTGTGGGCGCTGATGGCGGCGGCCGCGCAGATCCGGTGCGTGGACGCGGCCCGGGCGGGTGCTCGGGCCGCAGCCCGCTCGGAGCCGGCGGAGGTCGTGGTGGCGGCGGCCGGGGCCGCCGCCCCGCGGGGAGCGGAGGTCCGGGTGGAGCGGGAGGGGGACCTGTGGAGGGTTCGGGTGGCGGCGCCCGCGCCCGGGCCGGGCGGGCTGCCGGTACGGCTCGGCGCCCAGGCGGTGGCCTTGGCGGAGGACAGCGTGGGGCCGCCGCCGTGA
- a CDS encoding Rv3654c family TadE-like protein, producing MSRDRGSATVWAALVTTVLGAVFGGVLLLGQAVVARHRAAAAADLAALAAAATWAHGPEAACATAVRVARAQGATLTVCDVQGEVAEVVARAPTGPFAPALASRAGPPLPPSPPTGPAGP from the coding sequence GTGAGCCGGGACCGGGGCTCCGCCACCGTGTGGGCGGCGTTGGTGACGACGGTGCTGGGGGCGGTGTTCGGGGGTGTACTGCTGCTCGGTCAGGCCGTTGTGGCGCGGCACCGGGCGGCGGCGGCCGCTGACCTGGCGGCCCTCGCCGCGGCGGCGACCTGGGCGCACGGCCCCGAGGCCGCCTGCGCGACGGCGGTGCGGGTGGCGCGGGCCCAGGGCGCGACCCTGACCGTCTGCGACGTCCAAGGTGAGGTCGCCGAGGTCGTGGCCCGTGCCCCGACCGGCCCCTTCGCCCCCGCGCTCGCGTCGAGGGCAGGCCCGCCGCTCCCGCCCTCCCCGCCCACGGGGCCGGCAGGCCCGTGA
- a CDS encoding type II secretion system F family protein has protein sequence MLVAGVTGVLVGCGAAYGVWRLRSRAGPPVEVDPREVGRQLPFAADLLAACLAAGAGPVEAAEVVGESLGGPVGERLALAGAELRLGGEPGTGWGRLATIPGARELAECLERAARTGAPAAEPVSRLASALRADRARQATTRAQRAAVLVTAPVGLCFLPAFLVVGVAPVVIGMASGLLSGT, from the coding sequence GTGCTGGTCGCAGGCGTCACCGGGGTCCTGGTCGGGTGCGGGGCGGCGTACGGGGTGTGGCGCCTGCGGTCGAGGGCCGGACCGCCGGTCGAAGTGGACCCCCGCGAGGTGGGGCGCCAATTGCCCTTTGCCGCCGATCTGTTGGCGGCCTGCCTCGCGGCCGGCGCCGGTCCGGTGGAGGCGGCCGAGGTGGTCGGGGAGTCGCTCGGCGGACCCGTGGGGGAGCGGCTTGCGCTGGCCGGCGCGGAGCTGCGGCTCGGCGGCGAACCGGGCACGGGGTGGGGGAGGTTGGCGACGATCCCGGGCGCCCGGGAACTGGCGGAGTGCCTGGAACGGGCCGCCCGCACGGGAGCACCGGCCGCCGAGCCTGTCTCCCGCCTGGCGTCGGCCCTCAGGGCGGACCGGGCCCGACAGGCCACGACCCGGGCACAGCGGGCCGCCGTACTCGTCACCGCACCCGTGGGGCTGTGTTTCCTCCCCGCATTTCTTGTGGTGGGAGTGGCTCCAGTGGTGATTGGGATGGCTTCCGGTCTTCTCTCCGGCACTTGA